From the genome of Xiphophorus hellerii strain 12219 chromosome 11, Xiphophorus_hellerii-4.1, whole genome shotgun sequence, one region includes:
- the LOC116729024 gene encoding collagenase 3-like yields the protein MKTVTLSFLLSLSAAVFCMPVSQPTQQDEKFAENYLKRFFNLTEERGPTFRSGISSVSKKLMEMQKFFGLQITGNLDADTLAMMKKPRCGVLEKPLGLVSTAENNLKWDKNDLTYRIENYTPDMSAAEVDESIEKALQVWAKVTPLRFTRIYSGIADIMISFSHGAHGDNSPFYGTGGYLAHAFPPSSGIGGDVHFNDDETFTFRSTESYVLFLVAAHEFGHSLGLSHSKDPGALMAPVYSYRNPDTFVLPQDDVRGIQSLYGKNEDPIPPGPTAPPTPDACDSSLVLDAVATLRGEMLFFKNGFFWRIHPQSYISQQTLIANFWPNAPDSVDAAYESHQSDRVFYFKGRQVWAFSGYDLVHGYPKSISSFGLPKKVKKVDAALNDPETGKTLFFIGSNYYSYDETTKAMDSGFPKRVDKTFSGMTRKVTAALQHRGFTYLYSGPYMYEFSSRTGQMLRLLRNSYFLPCNNY from the exons ATGAAGACGGTCACGCTGAGTTTTCTCCTGAGCCTTTCGGCTGCAGTGTTCTGCATGCCGGTGTCGCAGCCCACACAGCAGGATGAGAAGTTTGCAGAG AACTATCTGAAGAGATTTTTCAACCTGACAGAGGAAAGAGGTCCAACATTCAGAAGTGGCATCAGCTCAGTGTCTAAGAAGCTGATGGAGATGCAAAAATTCTTTGGCCTTCAGATCACAGGGAACCTGGATGCTGACACCTTGGCCATGATGAAGAAGCCACGCTGCGGCGTTTTAGAAAAACCCCTTGGTCTGGTCTCCACTGCTGAAAACAATCTGAAATGGGACAAGAATGACCTCACATACAG GATAGAGAACTACACACCAGACATGTCTGCAGCAGAGGTAGATGAATCCATTGAGAAAGCTCTTCAGGTTTGGGCCAAAGTTACTCCCCTCAGATTCACAAGGATTTACAGTGGCATAGCAGACATCATGATCTCTTTTAGTCATGGTG caCATGGTGACAATAGCCCTTTTTATGGTACTGGCGGTTATCTTGCTCACGCCTTTCCTCCTTCGTCCGGCATCGGAGGAGATGTACACTTTAACGATGATGAGACCTTCACCTTCCGCTCCACTGAAA GCTACGTCCTCTTCCTGGTTGCAGCCCATGAGTTCGGACACTCTCTGGGTTTGTCCCACTCTAAAGACCCTGGTGCTCTCATGGCCCCTGTGTACTCGTACCGAAACCCAGACACGTTTGTTCTGCCACAAGATGATGTCAGAGGCATCCAGTCGCTTTATG GCAAAAACGAGGATCCAATTCCTCCTGGACCAACTGCTCCCCCCACTCCTGATGCCTGTGATTCCTCCCTGGTCTTGGATGCTGTTGCCACACTACGAGGAGAGATGCTGTTCTTCAAGAACGG CTTCTTCTGGCGTATCCACCCCCAGAGTTACATCTCTCAGCAAACTCTCATAGCAAACTTCTGGCCCAACGCCCCTGACAGTGTTGATGCTGCTTACGAGAGTCATCAGTCAGACAGAGTCTTTTACTTTAAAG GTCGTCAAGTTTGGGCTTTCAGTGGCTATGATTTGGTACATGGTTATCCCAAATCGATTTCCAGCTTTGGTTTGCCCAAGAAAGTCAAGAAAGTCGATGCGGCCCTCAATGACCCAGAGACTGGCAAGACTCTCTTCTTCATTGGCAGCAATTACTACAG CTATGATGAGACTACAAAGGCGATGGACTCAGGATTCCCAAAGCGAGTTGATAAAACCTTCTCTGGAATGACCAGGAAGGTGACAGCAGCTTTACAGCACAGAG GTTTCACCTACCTCTACAGTGGTCCCTACATGTACGAGTTCAGCTCAAGGACGGGGCAGATGCTGCGTCTGCTGAGAAACAGCTACTTCCTGCCCTGCAACAACTACTAG